Genomic segment of Gasterosteus aculeatus chromosome 4, fGasAcu3.hap1.1, whole genome shotgun sequence:
TTCCTCTGCAACAAAAGACAATGATAAGAACAGTTTCACTGATGACTACAGTCTCACTGACCAGAATAATGAAAGTTGGTCGCTTGACCTTTATACCATGAAAATAACATTGCTAAAGCACCAAAAACATGTGCTGACAGTAGAACTGAGACTTGGTATGTGGTGTGATGTTATGGCATTGTTTGTTCACGCTGATAACAGTGGTTTACGTTCAAAGTTTTTTTAGGCACAGAATTAGAATGACGGAGCAGACAATTTGAGGAAAAGACGGATAACCAAATTAGAAGGAAcgttaactttaaaaaaaaaaaaaaaaaaaagcaggtatGGGAAAGATAAATCCGGTTAAGCCTGTCATTTGTCAAATTTATTAGGGGCAGCCCAACATAACTTGCCCCGCCCTCCAATCCGGATAAAATGAATTTGACGTTAACACAGCATTCATTTGTGTTACGTTTGTCCTTATTTAAAGAAGGATTCCCATCTAGAGCAGagcatccaaaaaaaaaaaaaaacaggctcgTCTTTTCCGCACGTTCTAATTCCTTGCCTGCCGCCCACTGCAAACACCGGCAATGAGGGAAGCATGTGACGTTGAGGGAGTGCAGTTAATGCCATCCTACCTGAGCGCAGAGACCAATGCAGTTCACACGACAACACAATTCAGCCACACAGTAATGTCTACGACTACACTTCTCCAGTTAATACTCACCTGCCTCCGCattataaattatgtttttgCAGAGAAGGTCGTTGTGGCAGAGAACAACTGGGGAGCCCAGTACAGACAGGCTCTGCTGGAGCCACACCAGCTCTTCTCGGAGGCACCGTGAGCTTGGCACCTCCGTGCTCAACCTGTGGGGGCCGAGTCAAGGAGGGAGAACAGTTAATAGGACAGATGGAGCTGAAGCCTTAAATGTAAAACGTATTATTTGTCGAGACTATAACATTTTGTTGCACCAAATATGGCCAAGACAGGTCAAACTGTAAGTAAACCAACAATGAGAGCTGGCTTCAATcattgtgatttgtttttgctttcaaCATACATAAACCCCGTAAGTCTTTGTTCCTTTAACAGTGTTTGTATGTGGTTGGCCGGGACACCATTGTAATTTACATATAATAAAAACCCGCTGCTTGTTTCGGACAGACTTTGGGTGTTGTTTTATGCACATTTAAGACAATAAAATCTGCCCCTTCCCGTTTTTCCAGCGTAAGAAGTAGTGCTCAACTCAATGGAAACATATTGTTCTTCTGGGCATCTTTAAATGTATGTGGTGATGAGAGCCTACGCTGGTTGAGCTGTAACACTTTTTGCATCTCAGCCAGGACTGCGCAAACAAAATGAATCAGAGGACCAAAGGTAAAACGTCTGACAGGTAATCAGTCACATCTCAGGATCAGGACCACCTTCAAACATGGCCTCACCTGGCGTTCCGCTCTGGGTCCTTGAAGTACTTGGGGATGAGAGCAAAGTATTTGCCCAACTTCAGCCACATGTCAGACTGGGGCACCCAGCCATTGTGGGCATGGATGGCATGGTACTTGGCCAGCTGCCCGGCAATAAGACTACAAAGTCAGACAGAAAGTAGTTTGAATTAGAGCAAGGAGCAATACGTGAATACTAGTATTATGGTAATTtttttgtaaacaaaaacataaatgattcaaatatttttaaatcaatgaaaAAGGCCTGtattaaaatgttaataaaaaaaagatgtagattaaacaaacaaatcagtTTTTAAAATAGTGTTGTTTGGGTACACAGCCAACTCCTGCCATGTTgttaaattgtacatttatggCGGTATATCCCcatcaaaattcgagagcgcaaataaGATTAACCCGCGAGCAAAAGTCAAGCGACCAAGACCATCTTGCGCGCGACGGACTTTCACTTGTGGATGTTTAATTTACGCGAGCGCATGAACCTTATTTGCGCTCTCAAATTTTGATGGTGATTTACTGCCATATACATTTTGTGTCGGGCCGTGTTGACATGGTTGTGTCAGAacatgtgagtgagtgtgtacgtctgtctgtctgtctgtctgtctgtctgtcaagcCTTCTGGGTGGTAAGAACAGGTGACAAGACTGTTGCATAAATGGAGAATACAGTTTTACCTGAACACAGGTTTGCTGCGAATGTGCTCTGGCTCCAAGGCAGTTCCTTGCAGAAATTCATAGCAAAGTCCATTGTTGAAGGTGCAGTATAGGTGTGGGGCACAGCGGTTTGCATGTAGCACGCGAAAGCTTTTGACTTCATTCTCCCGGTCGACCAACAACTCGGTTTTGTTGCCATAAATACGGACCAGGACTACATCCTGCATGACTGCACCCACGTAGCAACCCAGCAGCTTGTTAGTTATCCCATCTGTAAAAAACTGCAGACAAATAAGAGGAAAGAGTGGAGAACAGGGGAATTAGGCAGGTAATCAAAAAGGCTTATGCTTATGAAATCTAGCTTGACGCCTTCGGTCAGACGACAGTTGGACCGTCCTCAACGTGATACCTTACGAGAACTACGAAAGCCTGTATTGTTGTATGTATAACAAACAATACGGGAGGAATCTAGTAGGCTACACAAAAGACTGAGCAAAGCAATGAATGAGGCATTCAAAGAATCTGCCCCGTCTGGATTGACTTAGGCAGGGCGGATTTTTTGCAGGGGGAGAGCTGGGCTGCTGTCAACATGCCAGCCCTAATTGCccactcaataaaaaaaaggcgtAGACTGAGAAAAACAGTCCAGGAATTGTGTTGTGGCGTGAGGAAGCAATGGCAGGCATTTGCTGAGTTGCCACTTTGCTCTCATCGGTGAATATAGGCAGGTGTGGAGGAGCACGTGACCAGCTACAATCCTCACTGCGTTTACCAGAAAGGAGCCACGCCCCCTCAGACTGTCAgtggaaaaatacaaataccTCGCCTTTTCAGCGCAGGTTTAAATGTTGAGCTGATGTctcttgaataaaataaaaggcacGGAATGTTAAAGCACAGTTCCCTCTTCCAATGGCAGGCGAAAGACGAATCTCTTACAAATAATGGTATGAAGAAAAAGCTAGTCGGTAGGACCTGCTGCTTTTTCCTCATGCGTGCCTCTTCTCGGTGATAACAACACATGGCGTAGACTCAATACAGCGTCACGCCTCTCCAGCCTGCAGATAGATCTCACGATCGCCAGAAACTGGGGCGAGATGGCAGATTCGTGCCctaaaaagagggggggggggctttaaacCGGCTGCGCCACAAGCGGGGAGAAAACTCCCTGAATCCCATCGCGAGCCGAAGTGACGCAGGCGCTATTCGCAAAGGCAAACCGCCAGCGGAGAAACGACCGCAGTATTTCGGTAACGTCGGCGGCGGGATCACGACGCGGTCGTCTAACGTTACCGTCCGTCAGAACCCAACGGCGACGTGGGCATCTTGGCATTTCACAGCTGCTCGCGTGTCACCGTGAAAGCTGCTTGGAGCGACGttataaaaaaatgttcacTCATAAATGAACGTCGGTATCAGCTAATCTGCGGGGTTCTTCTTCACGAGACCACGTTGCTTGGCTCGAGCGACTAAACCACTTTTTCGACAGACGACGCCTTACACGAGCGACATGTCACACCAAGCAGACTAAAGCTAGATAgtttgaaattaaattaaaaaagcacCTTCAGTTTGACCTCGGATGGCTTCCAGTTGGGTCTCAGCTCCTTGATCAGCCTCAGTGCACCAGATCTGTAGTCGCTCTCGTCAACTGTTACGTCTATTTTGGGCACGGCGGGAGCCTCGTCGGGTACGTGAATGTAGTTGGCCATTCGAAATCTTTATTTGTCGGAATATATTAAACCGTCGTGATATTGTGCTGCTCGCAGGGCCCAAATGCGCAATGTATGAAAATACGTGACGAGCGGCGGATATATAATCCCGGAATAGCGTTGGTACGTAGTCGGTCTGCGGAAACGCCTCTCAAAAAATCCCACCCACCGGAGAAATACTCCCACAATGCAAGCTGATTGTTGAATGACTCACTAGGAGTGCCTGTTCAAATCTTCAGCGTTCACCGCCGGCGGAGCTTCATCATTAAACACATAAATGCGAATTCATTTAAATACCATCCATGGAATAATAACATAAAACGTGTATAGCACATATAAACGGTTTGCTACAAGCCTATACTTAACCCAATATTGGTTACAAAAGAAAGCCatgactacattttattttaaaacttgATTCTTCCAGGGTGGATACATACAAGCGTACATGTGCAACACACCATGCTTCTGACGTCACATCCGCCACATACTTGAACGAAATGAGCTTTGTGTCAAATCGTTTAAATGTCAGAGAGCGGAAGACCTGTCACAGAGTGGGTTAACCCACTTCAATTTAAAGTAATCCGGTTTCAAGTCACATGAAAACACTTACCCAGGTACGTCAGGTGTAAATCAACAACGACAGCCTGGAAACGTCTGTACTTCAGTTTCGATTGTGTAATTCCCCCGAATCCCCCGATTCTTATTCATTCAAACCGTATATATGGTTTCCTTATGTTGCTGTTTATATCTGTGACTTCATGTACACTATCAGAAGAAGGTAGCCACGGACGTCATAAACActttaatacaatatatatatatatatatatatatagcgtaTTGCGACTTCAAAAATGAAATGTCCGacagatgtttaaaaagaagTCTAGCAAAGGCTCAGTACCTCTCAAATATAAATGTAGTCTACTTTCTATCCAATTTGTGTTAATCTATAAATCCTGTACGTTGTCTCTGTAACCATGTTGTTAACCTGTTTGAGtaaacaaagtaaacaaaccTCTGTGGGGCGTCGCGCCTTAGTGTATCAAATCACCCTTTGATCTGTAAAACAGACTTGAGTTTGAGCCCATCCACCACCTTTAGTACTGACTTTAGCTGAGTTCTCTAGAACTGTGTTGTAAACTTCTATCTCCACGTCACAGTGAATAAAACACATCTGAACCAGCCAGAAAATTGGACCTGAATACAATATTTGCCTTCTGGCTATCAAACAGTTTCAAACAGTAGGAATCATATTGCTCACATTTCACTGCCGTTCATTTGAATTATACCTAGATGCAAGTGCCACCGTGGGCAGTGTGGACTCATCCGGTGTGAACGACGCCCTGAATTCGGCAAATCAGAGGGCACGTGATTGAGATTCCGTGTTGTAATGTACAGTTGTTCGTAGTCGTGCTCTGTTTGTCAGGGTGTACACTCAAAACAAAGTAGTCTATATCCTTCGATCCTCCTTCGAGCGGGACACATATTACGAAACGCAAACCTACAAACAACCCTTAAGTGCAAATGGCCTTTCCACTTTTTTTAGTAATCTGAATCTCCTTGTGGAGATTCTTTTTACCGTGGTACTTCGAATGTCTCATGTCCTTTTTAAAAGTGGATTATCAGGGGATTTCCAAATCTCCAAGGGCAACATATCCAAGAAACAATAGTAGCACTATGCGAGCCTGATGATGACTATTGTCGTAACGCCTGTTGGGGCACAGGAGGAGACGTAGTTGCTATTTAGCTGGAAATTTGATCTAGAATAACTGAGACAACATAGCAACATGAGGATTATCTTGCAATACCGCTCTGCTGAACATATCCCATTATTCTGAGTAAAAGGGTCAAGTGTTTGTTACCCGCATGTATTTCTCATATGAATTAATGAAGCGATGAATTTGCATTCATGCGGCTAACTAAAGAAAGCTTTTCTAGACATACGACACAAGTGTCTGTCAAGAACACTTGGCTTTGAAAAGAAtttattaaaaagcaaaacTATATTCTTTCATTTGAATCAAATCGCTCGTGCTCAGTCAAAGTAGTCCTCAATATCGATGTTGGGGTTAAGCAGCTCCTCTCCGTACGGGGTCAGATCCATCTGGTTTAGGATCAGGTTCTCGAAGGTCTCTTCCAGGTCGGTCTCACCAATCAGCACTGCTCCCACCATCCTCCCCCCACTGAGAACaacctgggacacacacacacacacacacacacacacacacacagacacaggtgAATCGCGTGAGATGAGGGGGCTACACTCGATAATCTCTCCAGTGGAGTGTGAAATGATACTGATGACACAACGACATCCACCGATGCCTTCTGTTTGCAAGTTCAACAAATAACCAGCTGATCCAGTTCAACTTCTCACTAATAAATCA
This window contains:
- the etnk1 gene encoding ethanolamine kinase 1, with the protein product MANYIHVPDEAPAVPKIDVTVDESDYRSGALRLIKELRPNWKPSEVKLKFFTDGITNKLLGCYVGAVMQDVVLVRIYGNKTELLVDRENEVKSFRVLHANRCAPHLYCTFNNGLCYEFLQGTALEPEHIRSKPVFSLIAGQLAKYHAIHAHNGWVPQSDMWLKLGKYFALIPKYFKDPERNARLSTEVPSSRCLREELVWLQQSLSVLGSPVVLCHNDLLCKNIIYNAEAGNVKFIDYEYAGYNYQAYDIGNHFNEFAGLNEVDYSHYPQRSFQLQWLRSYLEAYKEHKGQGDEVTDREVEVLYVQVNRFSLASHFFWGLWALIQAKVSTIDFDFLGYAVLRFNQYFKMKLEVAALNLPE